The Kocuria sp. TGY1127_2 genome includes a window with the following:
- the yidD gene encoding membrane protein insertion efficiency factor YidD, with the protein MTCNHGRDVSIDQVASEERLSNAPAEYVRPNGAGQAVWTLPQNIAIAFLRLYRRIISPLYGDVCRYFPTCSAYGLEAITVHGLVKGMTLTVRRLLRCHPWATGGVDPVPPGRRSFAPGTEPKILLLNHPPAAENTMPHEPRG; encoded by the coding sequence ATGACGTGCAATCATGGCAGGGACGTCTCTATCGATCAGGTGGCTTCCGAGGAGCGTCTGTCGAACGCACCGGCGGAATACGTGCGTCCTAACGGGGCCGGTCAAGCGGTCTGGACACTTCCGCAGAATATTGCGATCGCGTTCCTTCGTTTGTATCGACGGATTATCTCGCCTTTGTATGGAGACGTCTGCCGGTATTTTCCGACCTGCTCCGCGTACGGGCTGGAAGCGATCACCGTTCACGGACTCGTCAAAGGAATGACGTTAACCGTGAGACGATTATTGAGGTGTCACCCCTGGGCAACCGGAGGGGTGGACCCCGTGCCTCCCGGGCGGCGGAGCTTCGCGCCGGGTACTGAGCCCAAGATTTTGCTGTTGAACCATCCGCCTGCGGC